Proteins from a genomic interval of Chiloscyllium plagiosum isolate BGI_BamShark_2017 chromosome 36, ASM401019v2, whole genome shotgun sequence:
- the LOC122540949 gene encoding UDP-glucuronosyltransferase 2A2-like isoform X3, which translates to MSLAVNMDCLAWKNRVQFACILTICFTLSCPVTQGANILVVPLDGSHWVNMRILMEELKLRGHNFTVLYFSATLYIKERPDLYQSIITEVEGIIGKNNSEDILDVLIQKTLEALQDGWTPWGFIKFQYATMSFMHACHHWGMDLNTAIFENKGLLNQLENEHFDLVLTDPVFLTGPMLAHYLKLPLVYNVRWITSGEAHFISAPSPASYVPIPRSQLTDKMSFLQRTQNVILNLVQLAIANFLTYPMYNDFCHRYLGPDTDVETVLLSADVWLMRVDFIFDFPRPTMPNIIYVGGFQCKPSKPLEAEFEEFVQSSGEYGIIVMSMGTIVNSLPMHIAMQIAEGLAQVPQKVIWRHDGKIPPNIGNNTLLAKWIPQNDLLGHPKTRAFVAHGGTNGVYEAIYHGVPVVGIPLFYDQFDNLLRLEVRGAAKVINVATMQSTQLLQALNEVIYNTSYRENMQKLSALHRDQPESPMERAIFWVEYVARHKGAAHLRSESYRLPWYVYYCIDVMIFLLSLFLIVIMLTVQLLKKLCNVTWKKKEKTQ; encoded by the exons ATGTCACTTGCAGTTAACATGGACTGTCTTGCGTGGAAGAACAGAGTCCAGTTTGCATGCATTCTTActatctgcttcaccctttcCTGCCCAGTTACCCAGGGAGCAAATATATTGGTTGTCCCACTTGATGggagtcactgggtcaatatgAGAATTTTAATGGAAGAACTGAAACTCCGTGGGCACAACTTCACTGTGCTTTATTTCTCAGCAACACTGTACATCAAAGAGAGGCCGGATCTATATCAATCTATTATAACTGAAGTAGAAGGAATCATTGGGAAAAATAATAGTGAAGATATTTTGGATGTTCTGATACAAAAGACACTTGAAGCCTTACAGGATGGTTGGACGCCATGGGGCTTTATTAAGTTCCAATATGCAACAATGTCTTTTATGCATGCATGTCACCATTGGGGGATGGACTTAAACACCGCAATTTTTGAAAACAAAGGTTTGTTAAATCAACTTGAAAATGAGCACTTTGACTTAGTACTTACTGATCCTGTATTTCTTACAGGCCCAATGCTTGCACATTATTTAAAACTCCCTTTGGTATATAATGTTCGATGGATCACCAGTGGAGAAGCTCATTTCATCTCTGCCCCATCACCAGCTTCCTATGTTCCAATTCCTCGCTCTCAATTGACAGACAAAATGAGTTTTCTCCAAAGAACACAAAATGTCATCCTAAATCTTGTTCAACTAGCAATTGCAAATTTTCTAACATATCCAATGTACAATGATTTCTGCCATCGCTATCTGGGCCCAGACACAGATGTTGAGACTGTTCTTCTCAGTGCAGATGTGTGGCTGATGAGAGTAGATTTTATATTTGATTTCCCGAGACCCACCATGCCAAATATTATTTATGTTGGAGGATTCCAGTGTAAACCATCCAAACCTCTAGAGGCAGAGTTTGAGGAGTTTGTCCAGTCCTCAGGGGAATATGGGATTATTGTCATGTCAATGGGGACCATTGTCAACTCTTTGCCAATGCATATTGCAATGCAAATAGCAGAGGGTCTTGCTCAAGTACCTCAGAAGGTTATCTGGAGACATGATGGAAAGATCCCTCCCAACATTGGAAATAATACACTACTGGCAAAGTGGATCCCTCAGAATGATCTACTGGGACACCCAAAGACACGAGCCTTCGTTGCTCATGGTGGCACCAATGGAGTTTATGAAGCCATCTATCATGGTGTGCCAGTAGTTGGCATACCTCTATTTTATGACCAGTTTGATAATTTACTCAGACTTGAAGTCCGAG GTGCTGCAAAAGTGATTAATGTCGCAACCATGCAGTCAACACAACTATTGCAGGCACTTAATGAGGTTATATATAACACATCTTATCGGGAGAACATGCAGAAACTCTCTGCTCTCCACAGAGACCAACCCGAGTCTCCAATGGAGAGAGCTATTTTCTGGGTTGAGTATGTTGCCCGACACAAAGGGGCAGCACATTTGCGCTCAGAATCTTACCGACTCCCCTGGTACGTTTACTATTGCATAGATGTGATGATTTTCCTGTTATCTCTGTTCCTCATAGTTATAATGCTGACAGTCCAACTATTGAAGAAACTTTGTAATGTCACttggaagaaaaaggaaaaaactCAGTAA